From Streptomyces sp. NBC_00683, one genomic window encodes:
- a CDS encoding cysteine desulfurase family protein has translation MAYLDHAATTPMLPEAIAAMTAHLAVTGNASSLHAAGRRARRTVEESRETLADALGARPSEVVFTSGGTEADNLAVKGLYWSRRDADPRRTRVLASPVEHHAVIDAVDWLAEHEGATVDYLPVDRYGRVHPEALREAILRNPDDVALITVMWANNEIGTVMPIRELADVAREFDVPMHSDAVQAFGQLEVDFARSGLAAMTVSAHKIGGPFGVGALLLGRDHTPVPVLHGGGQERHVRSGTLDVPAVAAFAVAGRLAADGREDFAREIGALRDDLTAAVLQAVPDAVLGGDPAPGGRLPANAHFTFPGCEGDSLLLLLDAQGIECSTGSACTAGIAQPSHVLLATGTDPDLARGTLRFSLGHTSAKQDVEDVARAIGPAVERARTAGLS, from the coding sequence ATGGCCTACCTCGACCACGCAGCGACCACTCCGATGCTCCCGGAGGCGATCGCGGCGATGACCGCGCACCTCGCCGTCACCGGCAACGCGTCCTCCCTGCACGCCGCCGGGCGCCGGGCCCGCCGCACCGTCGAGGAGTCCAGAGAGACGCTCGCGGACGCCCTCGGCGCGCGCCCCAGCGAGGTGGTCTTCACCTCGGGCGGGACCGAGGCCGACAATCTCGCCGTGAAGGGCCTCTACTGGTCCCGGCGCGATGCGGACCCCCGCCGCACCAGGGTCCTCGCCAGCCCCGTGGAACACCACGCCGTGATCGACGCCGTCGACTGGCTCGCCGAGCACGAGGGCGCCACCGTCGACTACCTGCCCGTCGACCGGTACGGACGTGTGCACCCCGAGGCCCTGCGCGAGGCGATCCTCCGCAACCCCGACGATGTCGCGCTGATCACCGTCATGTGGGCCAACAACGAGATCGGCACCGTCATGCCGATTCGCGAACTGGCCGATGTCGCGCGCGAGTTCGATGTGCCCATGCACTCCGACGCGGTACAGGCCTTCGGGCAGCTCGAGGTCGACTTCGCCCGGTCGGGGCTGGCCGCGATGACCGTCAGCGCACACAAGATCGGTGGCCCCTTCGGTGTCGGAGCGCTGCTCCTGGGCCGTGACCACACCCCCGTCCCCGTGCTGCACGGCGGCGGACAGGAGCGCCATGTGCGCTCCGGCACACTCGATGTGCCCGCCGTCGCCGCCTTCGCGGTCGCCGGACGGCTCGCCGCCGACGGGCGTGAGGACTTCGCCCGCGAGATCGGTGCGCTCCGCGACGACCTGACCGCGGCGGTCCTGCAGGCCGTCCCCGATGCGGTCCTCGGCGGTGACCCGGCCCCCGGCGGCCGGCTGCCCGCCAACGCCCACTTCACCTTCCCCGGCTGCGAGGGCGACTCCCTCCTGCTGCTGCTCGACGCCCAGGGCATCGAGTGCTCCACCGGCTCCGCGTGCACGGCGGGCATCGCCCAGCCGAGTCATGTGCTGCTGGCCACGGGCACCGACCCGGACCTGGCCCGCGGCACCCTGCGCTTCTCGCTCGGCCACACCTCCGCCAAGCAGGACGTCGAGGACGTCGCGCGGGCGATCGGCCCCGCGGTCGAACGGGCCCGTACGGCAGGGCTCAGCTAG